Proteins encoded within one genomic window of Acidiferrobacter thiooxydans:
- a CDS encoding multiheme c-type cytochrome, with product MRWWLALLLFNPAMPTWAWPTTAFLSHYWHRPVPIGGPSPPHWPAFETALSARACGQCHISQYREWRKSRHALAMGPGVIGQLAQAGLGRWAFVRGCLSCHAPARRQWREVKAALAGQPLATLARQGVTCADCHVRHYQRFGPPLEPYLAAGRIVHNGFTPSRDFMRSRFCISCHQFHRDGARLHGALLENVYGEWRKSRYAREGVTCQSCHMPDGRHNFYGIHNPRFVRRALTIRFRAQPRIAHHALIARLVITNSGVGHDFPTYTTPEVIATVWQRCARHVCPGSVRRLVIARRISLDLKHQYFDTRIKPGQSRELSYDVKRAAHATALAARIMVYPDAAYVRFFRAYLVRYTLTASERRTIQRALARDQHSDYVLWQADRPLAPR from the coding sequence GTGCGGTGGTGGCTCGCGCTGTTGCTATTCAACCCCGCCATGCCGACGTGGGCCTGGCCGACCACGGCCTTTCTGAGTCACTACTGGCATAGACCAGTCCCCATCGGAGGGCCGTCGCCCCCTCATTGGCCGGCCTTCGAGACCGCGCTGTCGGCACGCGCCTGCGGCCAATGCCATATCAGTCAATATCGAGAGTGGCGCAAGAGCCGTCACGCCCTGGCCATGGGGCCAGGGGTCATCGGCCAGCTTGCCCAGGCCGGCCTTGGCCGTTGGGCATTCGTGCGCGGCTGTCTGTCGTGTCATGCCCCCGCGCGTCGTCAATGGCGTGAGGTCAAAGCCGCCTTGGCAGGCCAGCCGCTTGCGACCCTAGCGCGGCAAGGCGTCACCTGCGCCGACTGCCATGTGCGTCACTACCAGCGCTTCGGTCCACCCCTCGAACCGTATCTGGCCGCCGGACGCATCGTCCATAATGGCTTTACCCCAAGCCGGGATTTCATGCGGAGTCGATTTTGCATAAGCTGTCATCAATTCCATCGGGATGGTGCGCGCCTGCACGGCGCCCTTCTGGAAAACGTCTATGGCGAATGGCGCAAGAGCCGTTACGCACGCGAGGGGGTGACGTGCCAGAGCTGCCACATGCCCGACGGGCGCCACAACTTCTATGGGATACACAACCCGCGCTTCGTGCGCCGCGCGCTCACCATCCGCTTCCGGGCACAGCCCCGCATTGCGCACCACGCCCTCATCGCCCGCCTCGTCATCACGAATTCGGGAGTCGGCCACGATTTCCCGACCTACACGACCCCCGAGGTGATCGCCACCGTCTGGCAGCGCTGCGCGCGCCATGTGTGCCCGGGCAGTGTCCGCCGCCTCGTCATAGCGCGGCGCATCAGTCTCGATCTCAAGCATCAATACTTCGATACCCGGATCAAGCCCGGACAATCCCGCGAGCTCTCCTATGACGTCAAAAGGGCCGCGCACGCCACAGCGCTTGCGGCGCGCATCATGGTCTACCCCGACGCCGCCTATGTGCGCTTCTTCCGTGCCTATCTCGTACGCTATACGCTCACCGCAAGCGAGCGACGCACCATCCAGCGGGCGCTCGCCCGCGACCAGCATTCCGACTATGTCCTGTGGCAGGCTGATCGCCCCCTGGCGCCACGATAG
- a CDS encoding heavy-metal-associated domain-containing protein — translation MKPVTRLWILMVTLTSVAALGPAMAAISPHGSAHAVAVRFAQVVIHIPGMTCSNHSCATAVYMSLIRLPGVMGVGVDESTQNVTVKYIPTRTRPAVFLKAVKNAGFPGTVVRGKGA, via the coding sequence ATGAAGCCCGTCACGCGTTTGTGGATTCTCATGGTCACCCTGACCTCGGTAGCGGCCCTGGGGCCGGCCATGGCGGCGATCAGTCCGCACGGGTCGGCGCACGCAGTCGCCGTGCGCTTCGCGCAGGTCGTCATCCATATTCCCGGGATGACCTGCAGCAATCATTCGTGCGCCACCGCCGTGTACATGTCGCTCATCCGCCTACCCGGCGTGATGGGCGTGGGTGTCGATGAATCGACGCAGAACGTTACCGTGAAATACATCCCGACCCGCACGCGCCCGGCGGTGTTTTTGAAAGCGGTCAAGAACGCCGGTTTCCCTGGGACCGTGGTGCGCGGCAAGGGCGCCTGA
- a CDS encoding mercuric transporter MerT family protein codes for MADKGTRSRPLATGPRGLCAAVVTGFLASICCVGPLVLVVAGIGGAWVSDLTILDPLRPWLMAMTLGLLAFAHVRYWRERRRAAACSCPPTARRSALWLWFGTALVAVTLLAPYVLPALIVPSIPTTP; via the coding sequence ATGGCGGATAAGGGCACGCGTTCTCGACCGCTGGCTACTGGCCCGCGCGGATTGTGTGCGGCGGTGGTTACGGGATTTCTGGCATCGATCTGTTGTGTGGGCCCGCTCGTCCTGGTGGTGGCCGGCATCGGCGGTGCCTGGGTCTCGGATCTTACGATCCTGGACCCGCTGCGCCCATGGCTTATGGCCATGACCCTGGGCCTGCTCGCGTTCGCGCATGTCCGTTATTGGCGGGAGCGGCGCCGGGCGGCGGCATGCAGCTGCCCACCCACGGCTAGGCGTTCGGCCTTGTGGCTCTGGTTTGGTACCGCCTTGGTGGCGGTCACGCTGCTCGCGCCTTATGTGCTACCCGCCTTGATCGTGCCGTCCATCCCCACTACACCCTAG
- a CDS encoding glycoside hydrolase family 15 protein, whose amino-acid sequence MSDPKNENLPIEDYALIGNTITGALVGKNGSIDWFCAPRLDSAACFAALLGDRDNGHWQIAPADGTWTVRRRYRDNTLILETEFETSQGCARLTDFMVMNGHDSEEHCRLVRIVEGVSGSIDMEMVLVIRFYYGSMVPWVRRVGDARLAVAGPDSLHLTATVPVYGHDQTTRARFTLTAGQREIFHLGYQPTHHTAYEPPEPLAALAHTEAWWRTWVAQGHYEGPWRTIVMRSLITLKALTCRSTGAIAAALTTSLPEQLGGTRNWDYRYCWLRDATFTLWSLLTTGYTEEAVAWREWLMRAVAGHPADLQIVYGVAGERWIGEREIPWLRGYEGASPVRIGNAAADQFQIDVYGELMDSLHLARSVGLNPEAHVWDIQRAVMGFLETHWHLPDDGIWEMRGGRRHFTHSKVMAWVAFDRAVKDATRYGLEGPVERWQEIRDTIHADVCAHGFNVAKNSFTQYYGSESLDASLLMMALVGFLPATDARIVGTVRAIEDELMDDGLVLRYRPQESNDGLPGTEGVFLPCSFWLVDNLVLQGRDSEARQLFARLVGLCNDVGLLSEEYDPAARRLVGNFPQAFTHVALVNSARNLAGDGPAAHRARNQPAATGGAEARR is encoded by the coding sequence ATGTCAGACCCAAAAAACGAGAATCTGCCCATCGAAGACTACGCGCTCATCGGCAACACCATAACCGGGGCGCTGGTTGGCAAAAACGGCTCGATCGACTGGTTCTGCGCCCCGCGCCTGGACTCCGCCGCGTGCTTTGCCGCGCTGCTCGGTGATCGCGACAACGGCCACTGGCAGATCGCGCCGGCCGACGGCACATGGACGGTTCGTCGCCGGTATCGCGACAACACCCTGATCCTCGAGACGGAATTCGAGACGTCACAGGGTTGTGCGCGTCTTACCGACTTCATGGTCATGAACGGCCACGACTCCGAGGAACACTGCCGCCTCGTGCGCATCGTCGAGGGGGTGAGCGGCTCGATCGACATGGAGATGGTGCTTGTCATTCGCTTCTACTACGGGTCCATGGTCCCGTGGGTACGCCGGGTGGGCGATGCGCGGCTCGCAGTCGCGGGGCCCGACAGTCTCCACCTCACCGCCACGGTTCCCGTCTATGGCCATGACCAGACGACCCGTGCACGGTTCACGCTCACCGCCGGTCAGCGGGAGATATTCCATCTCGGCTACCAACCGACCCATCATACGGCCTACGAGCCTCCGGAACCACTCGCCGCGCTTGCCCATACCGAGGCCTGGTGGCGCACCTGGGTGGCCCAGGGCCACTATGAAGGCCCGTGGCGCACCATCGTCATGCGCTCGCTCATCACCCTGAAGGCGCTCACCTGCCGCTCCACCGGGGCCATCGCCGCCGCGCTCACCACCTCCCTGCCGGAACAACTCGGGGGCACGCGCAACTGGGATTACCGGTACTGTTGGCTGCGCGACGCCACCTTCACGCTCTGGTCACTGCTCACGACCGGCTACACCGAAGAGGCCGTCGCCTGGCGCGAATGGCTCATGCGCGCGGTCGCCGGCCATCCGGCCGACCTCCAGATCGTCTACGGCGTGGCCGGCGAACGCTGGATCGGGGAACGCGAGATCCCCTGGCTGCGAGGCTATGAGGGCGCATCGCCGGTACGCATCGGCAACGCCGCCGCCGATCAGTTTCAGATCGATGTCTATGGTGAACTCATGGACTCCCTGCACCTCGCGCGCAGCGTGGGGCTTAATCCCGAGGCCCATGTCTGGGATATCCAGCGCGCGGTCATGGGGTTCCTGGAGACCCACTGGCATCTCCCCGATGACGGCATCTGGGAGATGCGCGGGGGACGCCGGCACTTCACCCACTCCAAGGTCATGGCCTGGGTGGCCTTCGATCGCGCGGTCAAGGATGCCACGCGCTATGGGCTCGAGGGGCCCGTGGAACGCTGGCAAGAGATCCGCGATACCATCCATGCGGACGTCTGCGCGCACGGCTTCAATGTCGCAAAGAACAGCTTCACGCAGTATTACGGCAGCGAGTCCCTGGATGCGAGCCTGCTCATGATGGCCCTGGTCGGCTTTCTGCCGGCGACCGACGCACGCATCGTCGGTACCGTGCGCGCCATCGAGGACGAACTCATGGACGATGGCCTCGTCTTGCGCTATCGCCCGCAGGAGTCGAACGATGGCCTGCCAGGCACTGAAGGGGTGTTCCTACCCTGCTCGTTCTGGCTCGTCGACAATCTCGTGTTGCAGGGGCGAGATAGCGAGGCCCGGCAGCTCTTTGCGCGTCTCGTGGGTCTTTGCAACGACGTAGGTCTGCTATCCGAAGAGTACGACCCGGCGGCGCGGCGACTGGTCGGCAATTTCCCGCAGGCCTTCACGCATGTGGCCCTGGTGAATTCCGCGCGTAACCTTGCAGGCGACGGGCCCGCCGCGCACCGCGCGCGTAATCAGCCGGCGGCCACAGGGGGCGCCGAGGCGCGACGGTAG
- a CDS encoding class I SAM-dependent methyltransferase gives MAGCCGGTTCGIGRCFGHFSRRYTRRYERRGLEATQKQLVAGLREVGFDGRSLLEIGCGVGYFHQHLLLRGAATAVGVDLAEAMLTEARALAARQGLAERVRYVSGDFQVMAPALEAADITLLDKVVCCYPDAPGLMAATIGRTKQACALTLPRRHWFNRAAAHLGAGLFRVVGSTYRPFVHDPTTIDGQMRAAGFEPAFEARTLIWLTRIYRRASAPPVAAG, from the coding sequence ATGGCGGGATGCTGCGGTGGTACGACCTGCGGAATCGGGCGTTGTTTCGGGCACTTCTCGCGGCGCTATACGCGTCGCTATGAACGGCGCGGCCTGGAGGCGACCCAAAAGCAACTGGTCGCGGGTCTGCGCGAGGTCGGCTTTGACGGCCGCTCGCTGCTCGAGATCGGCTGCGGGGTCGGGTATTTCCATCAACACCTGTTGTTGCGCGGGGCGGCTACCGCGGTCGGGGTCGATCTTGCCGAGGCGATGTTGACCGAGGCGCGGGCACTGGCGGCACGCCAGGGACTTGCGGAGCGGGTGCGATACGTGTCGGGGGATTTCCAGGTCATGGCCCCTGCGCTCGAGGCCGCCGACATCACACTGCTCGACAAGGTCGTGTGCTGCTACCCGGATGCCCCGGGGCTGATGGCCGCGACCATAGGGCGCACCAAGCAGGCCTGCGCCTTGACCCTCCCACGACGGCATTGGTTCAATCGCGCGGCCGCGCACCTCGGCGCCGGGCTGTTCCGGGTCGTGGGCAGCACCTATCGACCATTCGTGCATGATCCGACGACCATCGACGGACAGATGCGTGCCGCTGGCTTCGAGCCCGCCTTCGAGGCCCGCACCCTGATCTGGTTGACGCGCATCTACCGTCGCGCCTCGGCGCCCCCTGTGGCCGCCGGCTGA
- a CDS encoding sulfite exporter TauE/SafE family protein, producing the protein MVVMILVYMGLGLVTGLLAGMLGIGGGSVVVPALVFVFGKEHLAPGLAMKLAIGTSLASILFTSLAAIRAQQKRGAIDWSVAAPLGLATLVGSLASGYLAGFLPGVLLKEIFGVFLTLVGLQVFADWRPAAHWRLPARPALMGVGVGIGALSAILGIGGGSLTVPFLTACNVDMRRAIAISATLGLPIAFFGALGFALSGQHRAGLPPGTVGYIYLPALAGLTTVALLVVPLGVHLAHNLPVTQLKRVFGVLLILVGVQMVFGG; encoded by the coding sequence ATGGTGGTGATGATTCTCGTCTACATGGGGCTTGGGCTTGTCACCGGGCTGCTCGCCGGCATGCTCGGCATCGGCGGGGGCAGTGTGGTGGTGCCGGCGCTGGTATTTGTGTTTGGCAAAGAGCATCTCGCCCCGGGACTGGCCATGAAGCTTGCCATAGGGACATCGCTTGCCAGCATCCTCTTTACTTCGCTTGCCGCCATCCGCGCGCAGCAGAAGCGGGGTGCGATCGACTGGTCGGTGGCCGCGCCGCTTGGGCTTGCCACCTTGGTCGGGAGTCTTGCCAGCGGCTATCTGGCGGGTTTTCTGCCCGGTGTCCTCTTGAAGGAGATCTTCGGGGTGTTTCTGACCCTAGTCGGCCTGCAGGTGTTCGCCGACTGGCGGCCGGCGGCCCATTGGCGCCTACCGGCACGCCCCGCGCTCATGGGTGTGGGGGTGGGCATAGGGGCCTTGTCGGCGATCCTGGGCATTGGAGGCGGCAGCCTGACCGTCCCGTTCCTGACCGCTTGCAACGTCGACATGCGCCGCGCGATCGCCATCTCCGCGACCCTGGGGCTGCCGATCGCGTTCTTTGGCGCCCTGGGCTTTGCGCTCTCCGGCCAGCATCGGGCCGGTCTGCCGCCGGGTACTGTCGGTTATATTTATCTGCCGGCCCTGGCTGGGCTCACCACCGTCGCCCTGCTGGTCGTGCCGCTCGGCGTGCACCTCGCCCACAACCTGCCGGTCACGCAATTGAAGCGCGTGTTCGGTGTCCTATTGATCCTAGTCGGCGTGCAGATGGTATTTGGGGGGTAA
- a CDS encoding cytochrome c oxidase subunit 3 — protein sequence MSTATSGMLDARKSPMWSSGHGHDAISTRTLGFWLYMLSDAMMFTALFAAYTVLGHEVNAAGGPWATTVAHPGVAFKETVWLFSSVLAYGFAMIALKKGHRGGVMLGITAALLIALGFLSVDIHEILHLFRMGATPQRSGYLSAFFTLVFYHGLHVVAGIAWMLVMLIQVAFTGLTEKVVYRLLNLRLFWHFQAVMWVFMFTFLYLRGAIV from the coding sequence ATGAGCACGGCGACGAGCGGGATGCTGGATGCCAGGAAAAGTCCGATGTGGTCGTCAGGCCACGGGCACGACGCCATATCGACGCGGACCCTGGGCTTCTGGCTGTACATGTTGAGCGACGCCATGATGTTCACGGCGTTGTTTGCGGCCTATACGGTCCTTGGACACGAGGTCAACGCCGCCGGTGGCCCATGGGCTACGACCGTGGCCCATCCGGGCGTGGCATTCAAGGAGACCGTGTGGCTTTTTTCAAGCGTTCTTGCCTACGGTTTTGCCATGATCGCCCTGAAGAAGGGCCATCGTGGCGGGGTGATGCTCGGGATCACGGCGGCGCTCTTGATCGCGCTTGGCTTCCTGTCGGTCGACATCCACGAGATCCTGCATCTATTCCGCATGGGCGCCACCCCACAACGCAGCGGCTATCTGTCGGCATTCTTCACGCTCGTGTTCTATCACGGTTTGCATGTGGTAGCGGGCATCGCCTGGATGCTTGTGATGCTCATCCAGGTGGCGTTCACGGGGCTTACCGAGAAGGTCGTCTATCGGCTGCTGAACCTGCGGCTCTTCTGGCACTTCCAGGCCGTGATGTGGGTCTTTATGTTTACCTTTCTCTATCTGCGAGGCGCGATCGTATGA
- a CDS encoding cbb3-type cytochrome c oxidase subunit I — protein sequence MLVHIDGPWSPLLGRLALSEIPYNNPILVGTFVFATLLAVVLIGLATYFGMWRTLWRDWLTSVDHKKIGIMYILIGLVMLFRGFIDAVMMRTQQALAVGPHSPGYLHSLHGYLTPYHFDQIYTAHGTIMILFAATPLLVGIMNILVPLQIGARDMAYPYLNAVSLWLTAAGAALVMVSLFIGDFAHAGWFGIVPVMELPYSPGVGVDYWMWAFQLSSIGTTLGGINLLATIVKMRAPGMTWGRLPIFTWASLSANLISLTTFPVLTVTLALLALDRYVGTHFYTAGLGGNLMLYNDLFWIWGHPEVYFVILPAFGMISEIIPTFSEKPLFGYMGMVLASLGIAGVSWGVWLHHFFTMASAPAVNAFFSITTMAVGIPTGVKVFNWAFTMFRGRLRFELPMMWASAALFFLLVGGLTGMMNAFATNDYMVHNSVFVVAHFHMMLLLIVYAIFGGVNYWFPKVFGFRLEQRFGKMFFWLFTAGTAVVFIPMFTLGFMGMTRRLDYIAFPQWGPLLDVEVVGIGIYVLSVVALLAQLYVSFRDRARNRVGLDAWETSRSLEWMTHSPVPFYNFAVTPEVHARDERAWRVEHGVDTVRPERYEDIHMPRNTATPLWLGLLSFGLAFGLVWRIWWLAEVCTAAIIALIVIRSFDHDTDYTIAAKDIERMERAIRDIPSGRPVADDVIGGVPAFREGM from the coding sequence ATGCTAGTGCATATCGATGGGCCGTGGAGCCCGCTGTTGGGCCGCTTGGCGCTGAGCGAGATACCCTATAACAACCCTATCCTGGTCGGGACCTTCGTGTTCGCGACGCTGCTGGCCGTCGTGCTGATTGGGCTTGCCACCTATTTCGGGATGTGGCGTACGCTGTGGCGGGACTGGCTGACCTCGGTCGATCACAAGAAGATCGGCATCATGTACATCCTGATCGGCCTTGTGATGCTGTTTCGCGGCTTCATAGATGCGGTCATGATGCGCACCCAGCAGGCCTTGGCGGTGGGGCCGCATTCGCCGGGCTACCTGCACTCGCTGCACGGTTATCTCACGCCTTATCATTTCGATCAAATCTACACCGCGCACGGGACCATCATGATCCTGTTCGCCGCGACCCCGCTTTTGGTCGGCATCATGAACATCCTGGTGCCCTTACAGATCGGCGCCCGCGACATGGCCTACCCCTATCTGAACGCGGTGTCCCTGTGGCTTACCGCCGCCGGCGCGGCGCTCGTGATGGTCTCGCTCTTCATCGGGGATTTTGCCCATGCCGGCTGGTTCGGGATCGTCCCGGTAATGGAGCTCCCCTATAGCCCGGGGGTCGGCGTCGATTACTGGATGTGGGCCTTTCAGTTGAGCAGCATCGGTACGACACTGGGCGGCATCAATCTGCTGGCGACGATCGTGAAGATGCGCGCCCCGGGCATGACCTGGGGACGGCTGCCGATCTTCACATGGGCCTCTTTGAGTGCCAACCTGATCAGCCTCACGACCTTCCCGGTGCTCACCGTGACGCTCGCGCTGCTGGCCCTCGATCGTTATGTCGGCACGCATTTCTATACCGCGGGCCTGGGCGGTAACCTGATGCTCTATAACGACCTCTTCTGGATATGGGGTCATCCGGAGGTGTACTTCGTAATCCTGCCGGCGTTTGGCATGATCTCGGAGATCATCCCGACCTTTTCCGAAAAGCCGCTCTTTGGCTACATGGGTATGGTGCTGGCGTCGCTTGGCATCGCCGGGGTGTCGTGGGGGGTGTGGTTGCATCACTTCTTCACCATGGCCTCGGCGCCGGCGGTCAATGCGTTTTTCAGCATCACCACCATGGCGGTCGGCATCCCCACCGGGGTCAAGGTGTTCAACTGGGCGTTTACGATGTTTCGCGGACGTCTGCGCTTCGAACTGCCCATGATGTGGGCCTCGGCAGCCCTGTTCTTCCTGCTCGTGGGCGGACTCACCGGCATGATGAACGCGTTTGCGACCAACGACTACATGGTCCATAACAGCGTGTTTGTGGTGGCCCATTTCCACATGATGCTGCTGCTCATCGTCTACGCCATATTCGGTGGCGTGAATTACTGGTTCCCGAAGGTCTTCGGATTCCGCTTGGAGCAACGCTTCGGGAAGATGTTCTTCTGGTTGTTCACCGCCGGTACCGCAGTGGTCTTCATCCCCATGTTCACGCTGGGCTTCATGGGCATGACCCGGCGCCTCGATTACATCGCCTTCCCGCAGTGGGGGCCGCTGCTCGATGTCGAGGTGGTGGGGATCGGGATCTATGTGTTGTCGGTGGTGGCGCTGCTCGCCCAGCTCTATGTGAGTTTCCGCGATCGCGCACGTAATCGTGTCGGCCTCGATGCCTGGGAGACGTCGCGCAGTCTCGAGTGGATGACGCATTCACCGGTGCCCTTCTACAACTTCGCGGTGACCCCCGAGGTGCATGCCCGTGACGAGCGCGCCTGGCGTGTGGAGCATGGGGTCGATACCGTACGCCCGGAACGCTATGAGGACATCCACATGCCGCGCAACACCGCGACCCCGCTGTGGCTCGGCCTCCTATCCTTTGGTTTGGCCTTCGGTCTCGTGTGGCGCATCTGGTGGCTGGCCGAGGTCTGTACCGCGGCGATCATAGCGCTCATCGTCATCCGGTCCTTCGATCACGATACTGACTATACGATCGCCGCCAAGGACATCGAGCGCATGGAACGTGCCATCCGCGACATCCCGAGCGGGCGTCCGGTGGCCGATGATGTGATAGGCGGTGTGCCGGCGTTCCGCGAGGGTATGTAG
- a CDS encoding ubiquinol oxidase subunit II, with translation MPTNRLRSRVWRVLSLAPLWLLAGCVKQHAGDDFWMLDPKGIISATQDHYLTLDVLVMLLIIVPTGIFIVWAMRHYRKDGGRGHYDGRWDHSNVLEAIVWGIPIVTVGILSYYSVKAIYAVNPYHPTVIARAERATHARDPLDVDVISTDWQWVFVYPKQHIATVDRLVIPTGVPVRFRLTSATVVNDFYIPQLVGMIDVMPGMRVRQSLVASSTGTYEGFSADYSGAGFSWMDFETRAVSPQAFGAWVAKVQTAPAHLTYATFRTVARPTINVHGRVAYFSQVQPGLFRHVVAETMAGKTYPTPMAMTENMTGYLRRQARRDAHNRD, from the coding sequence ATGCCAACAAACAGGTTGCGATCACGGGTGTGGCGGGTCCTTTCCCTTGCGCCACTCTGGCTTCTCGCGGGCTGCGTTAAGCAGCACGCCGGGGATGATTTCTGGATGCTGGACCCCAAGGGGATCATCTCCGCGACTCAGGACCATTACCTGACCCTCGATGTCCTAGTCATGCTACTCATCATCGTGCCCACCGGGATCTTCATCGTGTGGGCGATGCGCCATTACCGCAAGGACGGCGGGCGCGGGCATTACGATGGCCGATGGGACCACTCCAACGTCCTCGAGGCGATCGTCTGGGGCATACCGATCGTGACCGTCGGGATCCTGTCTTACTATTCGGTCAAGGCCATCTATGCCGTGAACCCCTATCACCCGACAGTCATTGCGCGCGCCGAGCGCGCTACCCATGCCCGGGATCCGCTCGACGTCGACGTCATCTCCACCGACTGGCAATGGGTGTTCGTGTACCCCAAACAGCACATCGCCACCGTCGATCGCCTGGTCATCCCCACCGGTGTTCCGGTGCGTTTCCGGCTGACGTCGGCGACCGTCGTCAATGATTTCTACATACCGCAGCTGGTCGGCATGATCGACGTCATGCCGGGCATGCGCGTCCGGCAATCGCTCGTGGCCTCGAGCACCGGGACCTACGAGGGATTCTCCGCCGATTACAGCGGCGCGGGGTTTTCGTGGATGGACTTCGAGACGCGCGCGGTCTCGCCCCAGGCGTTCGGCGCGTGGGTGGCCAAGGTCCAGACCGCGCCGGCACACCTCACCTACGCGACCTTCCGAACGGTCGCGCGGCCGACGATCAACGTCCATGGCCGCGTGGCCTACTTCTCACAGGTCCAGCCGGGTCTGTTCCGGCATGTGGTGGCCGAGACCATGGCCGGCAAGACCTACCCGACACCGATGGCCATGACCGAGAACATGACGGGCTATCTGCGCCGGCAGGCCCGCCGCGACGCCCACAACCGAGATTAA
- the mtnA gene encoding S-methyl-5-thioribose-1-phosphate isomerase, which translates to MDAVLYDKVRAVAWRDGVVRLLDQRVLPATLRYEECATAAEVAAAITAMVVRGAPAIGVTAAYGAVLAVSEAYRRAPTDWRAAARVDLAALRESRPTAVNLGWALDVMERVMETIGAGSPVAAVLAAARRLHDEDIAANRRMGALGAALLPPQARVLTHCNTGALATGGYGTALGVVRAAAATGGIRMVYADETRPWLQGARLTAWELVEEGLPVTVLADGAAAARLRAGDIAAVLVGADRIAANGDTANKIGTYGLAISARHHGVPFYVVAPVSTIDVATPDGHGIPIEERAEGEVLGCQGLTHSPAGARAWNPVFDVTPAALITALITERGVLPSPDAEGMARLLAQPTPV; encoded by the coding sequence GTGGATGCGGTTCTCTATGACAAGGTGCGCGCCGTCGCGTGGCGCGATGGCGTGGTGCGGCTTTTGGATCAGCGCGTGCTGCCCGCGACGCTACGCTATGAAGAGTGCGCGACGGCCGCCGAGGTCGCGGCCGCCATCACCGCCATGGTCGTGCGCGGGGCACCGGCGATCGGGGTGACCGCGGCCTATGGCGCGGTGCTGGCGGTCAGCGAGGCCTACAGACGCGCACCCACCGACTGGCGCGCGGCCGCGCGCGTCGATCTTGCCGCGCTGCGCGAAAGTCGCCCGACGGCCGTGAATCTCGGCTGGGCCCTGGATGTCATGGAGCGTGTAATGGAGACCATCGGCGCGGGGTCCCCGGTGGCCGCGGTGCTCGCGGCCGCGCGGCGGCTGCATGATGAGGATATCGCCGCCAACCGACGTATGGGCGCGCTCGGCGCGGCCTTGCTGCCGCCGCAGGCCCGTGTGCTCACGCACTGTAACACGGGGGCGCTCGCCACCGGCGGCTATGGCACGGCGCTGGGCGTGGTGCGCGCCGCGGCCGCCACCGGCGGCATCCGCATGGTCTATGCCGATGAGACCCGTCCGTGGCTGCAGGGGGCCCGGCTCACCGCCTGGGAGCTCGTGGAGGAGGGGCTGCCGGTGACCGTGCTCGCCGACGGCGCGGCCGCCGCGCGGCTTCGTGCGGGTGATATCGCAGCGGTGCTCGTGGGCGCCGATCGTATCGCCGCCAACGGCGATACCGCCAACAAGATCGGGACCTATGGGCTCGCGATATCGGCGCGCCATCACGGCGTGCCCTTTTACGTCGTGGCCCCGGTCAGCACGATCGATGTCGCGACCCCCGACGGCCACGGGATTCCCATCGAGGAGCGCGCCGAGGGCGAGGTGTTGGGCTGCCAGGGGCTCACGCATAGCCCGGCGGGGGCGCGTGCCTGGAATCCGGTCTTCGATGTGACGCCGGCGGCGCTCATCACAGCGCTCATCACTGAGCGCGGGGTGCTGCCATCCCCCGATGCCGAGGGTATGGCGCGGCTTCTGGCGCAGCCGACCCCCGTCTGA